In a genomic window of Primulina huaijiensis isolate GDHJ02 chromosome 10, ASM1229523v2, whole genome shotgun sequence:
- the LOC140986913 gene encoding uncharacterized protein yields the protein MRIRKNAKISPLIYAAASLNPGILAQPRVCQLNQSPWDVMNFSQPSSPPYKGNGNGSYAGNGSSQDSIAVLERAAEESSNAMKWEYSGGISGGAAATKAEQPSDELNNPTAPIILCCKTDGKSWKCRREAVKGNSLCDHHLSMIRSYSISAHTTARNSSKPEAEGRRRPRIKKSAVPSSSNPYVFYYYSGFGPRWGKKRGDQDSTNGTAGDTAEYQDRGHHMEPSNLSETDEKFDYEDEDDDDNEDEDPNKKKRTRKRVKARSLKSLI from the exons ATGAGAATACGCAAGAACGCGAAGATTTCTCCTCTCATATATGCGGCGGCGTCTCTGAATCCAGGAATTCTTGCTCAGCCGCGCGTCTGCCAGCTCAATCAGTCTCCCTGGGACGTCATGAACTTCTCGCAACCATCTTCTCCGCCGTATAAG GGAAATGGAAATGGTAGTTATGCTGGAAATGGGAGCTCGCAGGATTCTATTGCAGTTCTTGAAAG AGCGGCGGAGGAGTCCAGCAATGCTATGAAATGGGAATATTCCGGCGGCATATCTGGCGGAGCCGCAGCAACAAAGGCGGAACAACCTTCGGATGAGCTGAATAATCCAACAGCACCCATTATACTGTGCTGCAAGACCGATGGCAAGAGCTGGAAATGCAGAAGAGAAGCTGTAAAAGGCAATTCACTATGCGATCACCATTTATCCATGATCAGAAGCTACAGCATCTCCGCCCACACCACTGCCAGGAACTCGTCAAAACCAGAGGCTGAGGGGCGGCGCCGCCCACGAATCAAGAAATCGGCAGTACCCTCCTCGAGTAATCCGTATGTATTCTATTATTATTCGGGTTTCGGGCCACGTTGGGGCAAGAAAAGAGGTGATCAAGATAGTACCAACGGCACCGCAGGAGACACAGCTGAGTATCAGGATCGTGGCCATCATATGGAGCCATCAAATTTATCCGAAACGGACGAAAAATTCGATTACGAGGATGAAGACGACGACGACAATGAAGACGAAGATCCGAACAAGAAGAAGAGAACCCGAAAAAGGGTTAAAGCGAGATCACTTAAATCCTTAATCTGA